A single window of Eucalyptus grandis isolate ANBG69807.140 chromosome 1, ASM1654582v1, whole genome shotgun sequence DNA harbors:
- the LOC120286684 gene encoding G-type lectin S-receptor-like serine/threonine-protein kinase SD2-5 has translation MWSTNTPGKSVVGLNLTEVGNLVLYDRNDAVIWQSFDHPTDTILPGQELRPGMKLTATSRASDGTAPVYTFTTDDQIGFVGSVRVDNSPQIYYETSDVSKMKSDNGQVGALYKNGTFGEFEFSTTSLPQLIRLGLDGHLNLYVYDEHSTNWMPTDLLKNRVDDCTYPFACGSYGICSSASHGYDCLCPNETQQIDARASSYGCNRTSPFSCDSHDNTFAEVEKITFFALSYNNISANISNTTVESCKEECLKKGCSCTMALFQNQANLFGGDCYLLSDSFSLIDDSYVGYSILAFIKVNHSSNTLMPSSIFPRKRRGRIVLILGTTVGAVSMVLVSIFGISILSKVRRNDVEDDDLDLPRLQITRFPYEDLKAMTEDFNIKLGEGGFGSVFLGTLPSGGRIAAKRLHGFGQIKKSFLAEAETIGTIHHVNLVRLLGFCAEKSFRLLVYEYMCNGSLDKWIFHKDQEFDLCWQVRRKIIIDIAKGLAYLHEECHQKIIHLDVKPQNILLDEHFNAKLADFGLSKLIEKDQSQVMTTMRGTPGYLAPEWLSSVITEKVDVYSFGIVMLEVLCGRKNVDRCMPSDEVHMLTLFKCKAEQEQLLDMVDQSSGDMQLHGQETVKMMKIAAWCLQDDHSKRPLMSQVVKFLEGSVDIEDGLRYSFSVPSNHGGDSVDDATQLLPSTLSGPR, from the coding sequence atgtgGTCCACAAATACCCCTGGCAAGTCAGTCGTAGGCTTAAACTTGACTGAAGTTGGTAATCTCGTGCTCTACGACAGAAATGATGCCGTCATTTGGCAGTCTTTCGATCACCCTACAGACACAATTCTTCCTGGACAGGAGCTACGTCCCGGCATGAAGCTAACAGCAACATCAAGGGCGTCGGATGGGACAGCGCCGGTCTACACGTTCACTACTGATGATCAGATAGGCTTTGTCGGATCTGTGAGGGTAGACAATTCTCCCCAAATTTACTATGAAACAAGCGATGTGAGCAAAATGAAGAGCGACAATGGACAAGTTGGAGCACTTTACAAGAATGGAACCTTCGGTGAGTTTGAATTTTCCACAACATCATTGCCTCAGCTTATCCGTTTGGGGCTGGATGGGCATCTGAATCTTTATGTTTATGACGAGCACTCCACTAATTGGATGCCAACGGATCTTCTTAAGAATCGAGTTGATGATTGCACCTATCCATTCGCATGTGGAAGTTATGGCATTTGTTCATCTGCCTCTCATGGCTATGATTGTCTGTGTCCAAACGAGACACAGCAAATTGATGCGAGGGCTTCGTCCTACGGTTGCAATCGCACCTCCCCATTCTCTTGTGATTCACATGATAACACTTTCGCAGAAGTTGAGAAGATCACCTTTTTTGCTTTGTCGTACAATAATATTAGTGCAAACATCTCAAACACAACTGTGGAGAGTTGCAAGGAAGAGTGTTTGAAGAAAGGGTGCTCATGCACAATGGCACtatttcaaaatcaagccaatTTGTTTGGTGGAGACTGCTATTTATTATCAGATTCATTTTCCCTCATAGACGACTCATACGTGGGGTATTCCATCTTAGCATTTATCAAAGTCAACCATAGTTCAAACACACTGATGCCGTCATCAATCTTTCCAAGAAAGAGAAGGGGACGAATAGTGTTAATCCTAGGGACTACTGTTGGAGCAGTTTCTATGGTCTTAGTAAGCATATTTGGGATTTCTATTTTAAGTAAGGTGAGAAGAAATGATGTCGAGGATGATGATCTAGACTTACCAAGGCTTCAGATAACTAGATTCCCCTATGAGGACTTAAAGGCCATGACAGAAGATTTCAACATTAAGCTTGGGGAAGGAGGATTTGGCTCAGTGTTTCTAGGAACTTTACCCAGCGGGGGTAGGATTGCAGCCAAGCGTCTTCATGGTTTTGGTCAAATAAAGAAGTCATTCTTGGCCGAGGCCGAAACCATTGGCACAATACATCATGTTAATCTAGTAAGACTACTCGGATTTTGTGCTGAAAAATCATTTCGGCTTTTAGTCTACGAGTACATGTGCAATGGTTCTCTTGATAAGTGGATCTTCCATAAAGACCAAGAGTTTGACCTCTGTTGGCAAGTGAGGAGAAAGATCATTATCGACATTGCCAAGGGACTAGCCTATCTCCATGAGGAATGCCAtcaaaaaatcattcacttaGATGTCAAACCCCAAAATATACTGCTGGATGAACATTTCAATGCGAAGCTCGCTGATTTTGGATTGTCGAAGCTAATTGAAAAGGACCAAAGCCAAGTCATGACGACCATGCGAGGAACACCAGGTTACCTTGCTCCAGAGTGGTTAAGCTCTGTAATCACAGAAAAGGTGGATGTGTACAGTTTTGGCATCGTGATGTTAGAAGTCCTATGTGGGAGGAAAAATGTGGATCGTTGTATGCCGAGTGATGAGGTGCATATGTTGACCCTTTTCAAGTGCAAAGCAGAGCAAGAACAGCTACTTGACATGGTTGATCAGTCCAGTGGTGACATGCAACTGCACGGCCAAGAAACTGTCAAGATGATGAAAATCGCAGCATGGTGCTTGCAAGATGATCATAGCAAGAGGCCGCTCATGTCTCAAGTGGTTAAATTCTTGGAGGGCTCAGTTGATATAGAAGATGGCTTGAGATACAGCTTCTCAGTTCCTTCTAATCATGGTGGTGATAGTGTCGATGATGCTACTCAGCTATTGCCGTCAACATTATCGGGTCCTAGATGA